TGAGCAGTTGTAGAGCTTACTTTCTCCATGTAAACTCTGAGATGGGCACAGATAATAGAGAAAAACTAGAGAAGAAAAGGTCGCCCTATCAATTAATGTTTGACCTTACTTTTGTAATTCCAAATTCCAACTCTGTTGGTCTCAGTAATAAGACTAAGTACATTTTTTCCCCATGTATATAGTTCTCTAGCTCTAGTTGCTTCATGCATTTCCAGTTTTCTAactggaaaggaaaggaggaagaaggaaagagggagggaaggaattaATATCTCTTTATTTCCTGTGAGTAGTTGCCACTACACTTGAAGAAATGGGAAatcaacaaaagaataaaatataaatattgctgATCCAAGCATCTGCAGCCCATTAACAGCCTCTGCCATGGCAATATCTATTCTTTTTCTACTTGAGCTCTCTCACTCCAGCTTTTGTTCTCTCCCACATTCAGTCTGTTTCTCATCCTCTTCTGGATAattacagtaaaaacaaaattatcaccCAGCAAAGGATGTGTCAATATGTGTGCAAAGTTGATcatggaaaataaataagacataaaataaaaataaaaataaaaaatacatcccAAACAGgtctttttatttaacataagGCCAAAGAAGCTATCAGGCGTTGCTGAATACTGTCCACTAACTGTACAAAATATTGACTGCATGCCTCGCAAACACCAAAATATCCGCTGGAATGCCATAGAAATAAATAACTTCTGCtataaacacatgaaaacataTCAAACTGTTATCTCTTTAAACatattgtaaataaaaaaattaccagtACTTCTAcacaataaatattaagaaacCATTGACATAGTTGAAATGCACTCATATAAATTAACAACTTTAATTACATTAGCCAAACAGACATTGGTTAAAGAACTGCATGTAgtatgcaaaaaaacaaaacaaaacaaaaaaacagagtaaaaatccaacaaaataaaaacaaacaaacaaacaacatcaaccacagaacataaaaagttttaaaataaaacggGCTTCAGATTATCTTGGCtttcataattatatttttcttttaaagaaaaatatcaaccCATTGTCAATGCactgtttttcaaagcatttaAATAGAGGGTAAAACCCATTGGAAATTAATACAGAAGAAATGATTCACTTtatgcataaaaaataaataataatatagctGAGACATGTGGTTTGCTTCTGCTCTTGAAGATGTGAACAGCTTCTAAGCATTCGTTTTCTCTGACCCATACAACAGCTTCTCAGTGATACAGGGTTTAATTTAAACACATACGATGTCCACCCCCAAGCCTTCTGCCCACATCtacaagttttatttattttgtgggtTTTCAGGGTGACTAAGTTTTTCTCTACCTTGAAAAGAGAAGTTGCCAAAAGGTGCAcaggaaatcatttttttaagtgaatatgATAATATAGGTCCATGCTTAATACAACTGAGACATATTTGTTCTCTGTTTTTTAGAGTCACCTCTTAAAAGTCCAATCCCacaatggtgaaaaaataaataaataaaaagtatttgttcTACCTTTAAGGAGACTGCAGGGATTCTCCTTGAAAATGGAGTATGGAATCAATCTTAAATAAATACGAAATTGGTTGGTCTTCTGGGATAAGAAATTCCCAACTCAGTGTGCTGAAATTCACCTGacttttttggaaaaataaaaatagaaaatgtcaatTTGGTCCATAAAATACATATTACTATTAAAAGATATTTGAAGACAAATCCTTTTCAGAGCTTCTAAGATTGGTGTGGGCAGATTTTTAAGAGCCTAGAGTTTAGCCTTAGAGAAAGAGCAAGGAGATAGTAAGCTAAGATAGAGCCACcctggtttcaaaaaaaaaacatactacTAAGAATCCCATATGTTAGCATTTAAAGCCTTTACTTTTGGCCTCATGCTGCTAGGTGAAAGGGTGATTGTTCACAGGGCTTGTATTTTCCAAGATTATTAAAGATGGTAAAATACTATCTTTCAATGTTATCAAAAAATGGTAGCAATTTATACTTCTATTTCAAAGccatataaatttaacaaaattaaagttTGTGGGTGTTTGATAACCCAATCATTCAATATCCAATTAAAATATGGAATaagtttcaaataaaatatggaaTTACATTTCTCTGCTTCTGATAACTGTGGTCACTAATCAACCCCTATGTTATCCCCGATATGTCTAGGACTTAGCTTAAAAAGGTAGCAGATATATTTGAGATGAATGGGAACTATACATGGGTATCAGCTTTCTTTGCAAATTTCTGCTTTTTCCATATCCTTGACCATCTCTGCTACTGCGCAGTGAACCAGGACTTAATTTCTCACACTGTTTCTGCAGGTACCAGTACCAAAGAAGATGCAGTTCAAAATACTGCCAGTTTTCCATGAAATTTTGTAAAGTTGAACATGGCCATCTACTCTTGCCTTAACACTTTTCTCACCACACCCACCTTCCCACATGCATGATATCCAAGGTCAATAGACCTTGATTAGAATCCACTCTCAAGCTTCTCATGCAGTGCATATTGTATTTTCTGCATAAGAAAGGGCGGCCTCTAGAACACAGTAAGTGTATTTGCCCTGTAGTGACATTGCCTACATATAGCCAAGTGTTACAGTATACCAACTGAGTATATTTTTCAAGGAGAGCTAAACCACCTTTTGTAATCTTTGGTTTCTCACTGATATCTTCCTTTcctataattaatttattttaatctacAAATTGACATAGGGCTAAAATCttcaatattttacaaaatattaattaatgtaATTGTTCCCAATTATtagaaacttttttccttttttcaaaatatttgccaACTTCACACAAGTCTGTAAAAATAAGGCTCTGTATTTTCAAAAGCACATACATGAATAATTTATTAGCTATTCTAGGCAAGCTAAATACTAGAATAAACTAGATAAAAACTTGGCTTTAAGCATGTACtttgatatttataaaacaaaggttgtttttttttttttttttcctctctgcatcTGAATCGATACAAATTTACACATGAAGAGTTTTGgctataaattaaaaatttagagaTTTTTTACTACTGCCCTCATCTCTGCCTCTTCTTAACTGTTCTCTTCCTTACTCTCCCTCTCTTAACACCTTCTCCCAAATTAATTATCTTTTAGTTAGTGGCGACATTATTTTTCCCAGCTGGTACAGGTAATATTTCTCATAACCAAgccttaatcattttttaaaaatacacttaactCTAATTCTGAcctaaatattatatttttctgaaaaagcttctgaTTTAAGATTGATTCCAGTAGACACTAAGTTGGAAAAACTTCCGCCCAGAGTTTTGATTATCATCCTGTTTTCCCCATAGGGGAAAACTTGTAGAAGTGGGAGGGGGCacaaaaaagaggaggaaatttgATCCCTGTACAACAAAAGAGGGCCTTGCTGAATATTCACTGGAATTTTCAGGCTTTTTCCCATCCGAATTTTTGAAATGTGCCCACCTAGTTCAGAGTAAAAGCAAAAACTATAGCCTATCCTTCTTAAAAATACTGTGTTTTGCACACAAACATTCATTGctttaagaacattaaaaaatgacaGCCTGAAGTGCTTAAAATGTGTATGGACATGGtacaatacatgtatatatacatacagatatgCATATGCACAagcaatgtatatatacacatacaagcATGTAGTTCCATGAATTTGATTGAACTTGATATCCAACAGTGTACAACTACTGTACATCCAGTATGAAATGTCCTGTTTCATGGATGTAAAAGGAGTCAAAAACCAAACTTCTCAGGTCTTTTAAGCCTGAACACAATCCACACTACTCAACCTTGAATCCCAACCCCTGACTCATTGATGGTGAATGATACCAACCACAGACAGACTGTTTAAAGGCTCACACAAATGTCTTTGgtgtatgtgtctattttttaaggtacaaaataataataataattataattataataataaaaatagctattttgtgTGCTGTAGCAGTTCTTTTATAGCTCACATTAAGTGCAGCTCTtaaaccccacccccacccccactcaaaGAAAATACTTGTTAAATAAGGATTAGACAGGTCAAACACCATTGTAGTGCAAATAGTAaacgattaaaaaaaaacaacaacaacatttacaaaatatagaaatgttTGGATCCAACAGATGGACAAACATATTCCTTTCAAGTATCTCtccttgaagaaaataaaaattaatcagaTTACTTCCAATACAAAAAAGTCTCTCTTTTTGTTCTCTCTCAGGTAAACAGTTTCAAACCTATTAGGTTGCATAGTTCTAAGATCATAAGCACCTTAACGAAATGTAACTTGgtattcttttttccttgatctttcattctttccatacttgttctcaattttttaatgttgtttgttttgttttgttttgttgcaaaaGTGGTACAGAAAAAGGAAGTGTGACCACCTGCACACGATTGTTCTTTTAccagtatgtgtatatatgtaatgtgtgggaatgcctgtgtgtgtgtgtgtgtgtgtgtgtgtgtgtgtgtgtgtgtgtgtgtatgctgatATACACAGAGATAAGTGTCACACAGACATACCTTATGACCTGGGTAATTGGGTAGGAAAGTGCCTGTGATGGGCCCTTTCAAACTCATGGCTTTCTAGATGCTATTTGGGTTGCTCTAGTCCGCACTACTGCAGACTAGATTAGTTGACTCAAGGCTCACAAGGGAACCACAAGGGGGGAAAGGACAATACCCCATTTAAACAACTGATGTCATCAGTGTGATTTcagaagaaataaagggtactccATTCTCCCGTTGCCTCTCAATTCCTGTCTCTTTCACTGCTTCATCTCTGAGCCCTGGCTAAGGAtttttttccacatcttccttCATCTGTTTcatcaggttttgtttttaatttacttttgtttttttgtttttttgtttttttaatttatatttatctggTTAACTCAGAAAccttaaaaatttcttcattttgccACTGTCTTCTCTGGACAACTCTTGCTCCCTTTCCCCCTGGACTGGGCAACTCTATGAGCACCCACACTCCTCCACGATCATGTTCTGAATGTCCTTTTTGATGATGTTTTGACCATCATCATAGTACAACATGGACATGGGTCTCAGCTTGGTGGGCACACAGCACGATTTGAGGTTGGCAAAGGGGCTGTGGCCCCGCATGCGGTAGTGGTTGATGACTGTTGAGTGGAAGGACAGTGAGGACCCGGATGTGCCTGCTATATGGCTCGGGCACTCACCCTCGCAGTAGTTGGCATGATAGCCAGAGGGAGCAATGATCCAGTCATTCCAGCCGATGTCCTTGAAACTAACAAAGAACTGTTTCTTACAGCAGATGTTGACCTTGCCATCACACTCCAAGCCCCGCCGACGCCGGCGATGAGGGTGGTCTTCAGACTGCCGGGCCTGCAGCATGAGGAAAGGTCTGTGCGACTGCTCCTTCTCCTcatctgctcctgccccaccTTCACCTCCACCCTTCTTTTTCCCAtccccctcctcttctttcttcttcttcttgcccAGGAGCACCAGGCTGGCGCCACTCTCCTGGCACTGCTCACAGGCAATCCGAACGTCCAGGGAGCTTTTTCCCTGATCCAGCAACCGCTGGATGCTGCTGGAGACAGGGAAGACATGCCAGGTGCTCTTCCGAGCGTCTACCACTTTTTCAGAGAGCAACAGTTCACTCCTCTCCCCCTTTAAGCCCACTTCCTCGGCCTCTTCCCCTGTGTCCAAGCTGCCCTGCGGGTGCTTCTGCTGCTGGAAGAGGCGGATGGTGACTTTGGTCCTGGTCCTGTTGGCCTTGGGGACTTTTAGAAAGAGCCAGACTTCTGCACGCTCCACCACTGACAGGTCACTGCCTTCCTTGGAAATCTCGAAGTGCAGCGTCTTCCTGGTTGTTCCTGAAGACAAAAGACAGCATAAGAGAAAACAGTGACACCTGTTAATTCCAACATTTACATGCACTCACAAATTTCAGGCAAGCAAGAGTCTTCTGTGATAGATCCTCTCGAACAGGGGTCAGCGAATGATGGCCCATGGGCCGAAACTCTTTCTGTACTGCCTGCaaactaagaatggtttttatacttttaagtgGTTAAAGAAAAGTGgtattttgtgacatgtgaaaattGTCTGAAATTTAAACGTTAGTgcctgtaaataaagttttgttggagcATGGTTATGCTCATTTCTGTACATGCTGCCTACAGCTGTTTTTGCACTAGAATAACCCAGAGCTGAGTAGCTACAACAGACTCTGGCTCACAAAGCGTAAAtcatttactctctggccctttatagaaaaaaggTTTTGGACCCTTGCTTTAGAATGAAGAGGGCCTGTGATTCTGTGTCTGTTGACTAATTGCTTAACCTCAGTTTCATCttctataaaataggaatgaCATAAGGACATGTGACCTGTTATCTCCAGGTTTAGGAAGATCAACTGAGATAACATAAACGAAAAGACACTGTAAGCTCTAGAGAGCTAAGGAAATATCATTCTCAGACAAAAATGCAGCCCCTGGCCTCGCCTCACTATGTAGGTCTGTGCAGTCGGGACACACTGAGTCAGCTTCCTCTTCCCCTGTCACAGCCTGATTCCTCCCCCATCACCTCTTTGCTGGGTCACTGCAGCAGCATGTTCTTTACTTTGCCTCTGCAACACTAAGGCAGGCCTCCTCTCCAGTCATTTCTCCATGAAGCAGCCAAAGGCATCTTTCTCACAGGTGGATCTGATCACATCACTTCTTGAAAGTCCTTTACTGAATTCCTATTGCTCTCAGTATCCAACAGAAAGTGCCTGGGACTTTGGGCTCTGTACATGCTGTTCCTTCCTTGAATGCCAGCTCTTGCCCAGTCCTGGTCTCTGGGGTGTAAGGCCTTGAGAATTCCACCCCCTGTCTCACCCGCAGGCAGTGACacctgctgttccttctgcctcaaGTGCTCCTGCCCCAACTCCAACACATCACCCTTAGTGCTGCCTTTAATAATGTTTCAATTTTCAGATTGTTTGGACAACACTTCCTCTAGGAGGCTTCCTTCACATCACTTCCACCGCCACCCTCCTGCCAGCCTGGTTTAGAATGCCCAGGGTCTAAGGTCACTATCATAGTCTAATGTTCAGCAGAAAGTAGGCAATGACTTGATTACTTATTAACAAATGGAGGCGTCTTTAGCATTGAGTTCTATTAAATTAAGAGAGCCACCTTGTACCTCTGAATCCCCGATGTTTGCCTCTGACCCATTAGAGTGCAGCCTAATGGGCACCAGAAACAAATGTCAAATAGCAATCGCTGCTAATGGACAGGAAATCCCCACATTGTCAGGGCAGTTGAATTTAGCAACCACTCAGTTCTAGCCTAACTCTAAAATTAGAAAGTCacctatttccttctcttttcgtAAGCACCTGTATGTTTAATGATGCAGCAACAATTACTATGAAAGCAGGTATCCAAACTAAAATTTTTTGATTAATCAAATATGTTCTCtcacttcctttcttccccctttGTGGCATATGGAAACATACCCTCTTTTCCCTGACCATGGACCTCCTTATAACTGTCCGCTGTACACGTATCCCATGCACAAATCTGTGAACAATCTTCAAGAAGTTCATCTTAGAACTCGCAACTCCCTGGGAGGATCTCCCTGCCTGAATTTCTATAGTTAACGGAAATCCAGCCATACTTATCACTCGAGGCCCTGAGATGTTTACGGTACTATAAATTTTAGGCACAGTTTCAAGTTCTCTGCAGCAGAAGGCAGGCTTTTCTGTGCATTGCGTACTGTAGATTCTGTTCTTAATTTAACACACTCTGCACACTGTGATTATGATAGTGGTAAATTCACTGAGGCAAGGGCCAAGCAGGGCTGCAGATGGATATGAAAGGTTCTCTGGCATCTTTCTATAAACTTACGAGGATGCTGGccatgatgatggtggtggtggtggtaagggGAGTTCCTCTGACTCCGACCTCATGTCTTTGGCAGGAGTTGAAATGAATAATAAAGCTGGGTTTATGATTAGATAGAATACCAGAGCAGAGAGCAGTTAGAGGGAGAAGCTGTCTTATTTTAGGAAGCATGATGacttattttttcaaaatctgAATTCTATATTCCCCTTTGCTAAGAATTGGtgggggtttgttgttgttgtttgtttcttaacAAAGTAAAGAGAAGATTCCCAGAAGCAGAGCTTAATCATTTACATCTAAAAAGGCAATCAGCAGTTGATTTTAGGGTGGCAGCGTCCTGCCAAGGCCTTAGGAGAAGACCGAGGGAAACCTCCCAAGCCTCGGATAACTGGCCTGGAGGGTGTGCAGGTTACCTCCAGCATGGGCACATCTGCCTTGCCCCATGGAGAATGTTAACAAGCTACCTGCTGTTTTCCCTTCTGCTTCTATGCGGGACAGCTTCTGAAATCCTAAACTGCACAGGGTGTCACTCCAAAAACAGAGAGATAGTAGCTGCTAAATTAGAGAACCCAGAGGGCACAaggttgggttttgtttttccaggAAAGAGTGTGAAACTGGAGCATCTGACTAGTGCCCCACATAGGGAGGCTCACTGGGTTTTGGGTAACTCATCCCCATGGGATCTACTCTGCTCTCGTCCACACCTGCCAGAAGGGGTCAGGGTGAAGGCCGATGGACAGCAGTACTGACCCGCATGAAGTGGAATTTCCATGAATAACATCCAGATGTTTGGGTGGGGGTGCCGAGGGAGGGTTAGTTGGCTGACTAGAATTAGGGACAGCCGCGTGCAAATTGCTTTTGTAGGgttagagaggctgaggctgctggcTTCTAGTCACACAGCCTACAGGACAGCCCCTCATTTCACAAGAGCAGGTTTCTGATGCATGATCTAGCCCCACCCCTTCTTCACAGGCAGCTGTACTTGGAAGCAAATGATTTAGTGTTCCTGAGAGAGGATTGTACAAAGAGAGTACTCATTAGAGGGGGCTCAATCTGTCAGGTGCTGTTATATTAGGATCAGAGAGTCATCATAAAATGACTTTCATGCTGGTCTTGGCTGATAATTAACTGCATGGCATCGCCTGCGTATTATGGAGAGGCACGGGCGCTGATTTATGCATCCGTTTAATTATCTGAATTGAAAGACTCTGTTCCCTGTATTTGCATCCACTGCCTGCGTGCTTTCTCTCTCCCCCATATTTCTGACATTTGGATTTTCCCCCTACTAATTGACATGCCTGTCGCCTCCTTCTCCTGGTGTCCATTTCTGGAACTGCTATTTGTATATTGCATGAtattttatcaggaaaaaaaataaaacagatctaATTTCATGAAAATGCTGTTGCCATAATGCTCAGGAGAACAGGGGGAAGAGAGAGATTCAAGTCTTCCTAATGTCTACCTTATATGCAGGTACATTTTACAAGTTCTATTGTATTCTGACTTATTAAGCAgtgcatatttctttcttttacattaGCTTTCATTGCAGAAGGGGGTGGGGAGATGAGACTGCTGGAAACTGACGTGGGATTGATGTTTATCAGGGCTGCAGGCTTCAGAAATATATTACAGCCTCGGAATGTCCTAggtatgaaaaatataataaataacagGTCAATTTATTATATTCCCTTTATCTTTATATTACCTGAGAGAGATGGCTATACTGCAGTGACACTTTCAAGATGCCCCAATCCTCCAATCTCCTTGCATAACAATTTGGAAAAGGGAAGGTTGACTAAGGCTGGGATGTTCAGGATCAATTTCTAATCAGTTTTAGTTTTCACTTGAATATCTCATGCTGTAAAATCTTGAAATGAAAGCCTTCCCATAATGCGCCGTGAGCAGGTTCTGCATTAGTTTGTACAGGTGCGACCTAGGTTCCTGCACTATTACCTAGCTAGCCAGATATAGCTGGTCGCTTTGCTAACCTTTCATTACCTACTCTCTGATAATATTCTTTTCATCCTCTGTGCTATTTTTTCCCTCCCGAGGCTTGTGAGCAAGGCTGTATCACAGCCTGCTCTGCCTGAGTAATTCACTAAGAAAGTCCCACGCAAACCCATGTGGGTGATAATATTTCATCACTTAAACCTCTATGAGCTCGGTGGACACAtaccaaagagagagaaaaagaggtgcagaaaaataggcaaagagaAAATTTGTACCTCACAGGGAATACCTCTGAAATGCTGCCGGGTGGGAAGGATCGGACAGAGGAGAGACTGTGTAAGCTGGAAGGAAAGATACCTGGAAGGGTGTTTGCAGCacattttcctttgctttcaaAATGTTTGGAATAAGTCAATCATGAAGGCATGCCAAGGGTTAAGCAGCTAAGCCCCTTGTTGTTCCCTCCCCCTACACTAAGATGCAAAATGATGGACTCATCCAAAAGTTCAGCATCTCAGATTTGTGGGTGTATGAACATTTTCAGTTAAATAAGCGACACACACATGCAGTGTTTcgatttggttttgttttcctcacCAGGGTCCTGCCTGAAATATGTTGCTCTTTTACATATGGGCAATAATTATGTCTCTAATGTGAATGTGGAAAGCCTCGTTGTTTACAGAACATATTTAAACTTAccatggggtgggggttgggggaagccTCCCTGTAAAAAGCGTCTGTTCCTTTAATTTTCCATTCTTCATCAAGATTTCACTGTGCCTAGATATGGTATAGTCAATAGTAAGGGTATACACAACTACCATTTACAGGGTGCGTTCTCTGAAGCTCTAACTTTGCATTTGGACTGCTTCCAGGGGTTTCTGCAGAAAGCAGCAAGTGAGGTCTTAAGGTTATTCCTCCTTTGACCTACAGTAGAGGATCTTTCCTGCAGTAGAACTATAGGTTTGGCCATAAATTATCTTGATTAATTTTTTAGCTTTAATGTCCCTCCTTAGGGTCCGTTATTGATTTATAAATGCCCAGCCACAAACATCCATCATCCATGCCTCTTCCATTAAAATGGTGATGAAAAAGGTTAAATATTTCAGGAGAAAGGGGTTTTAGATTCCTACAAGTAGCAAAAATTCTTAAGGTTCAACCCACAAAATTTCAGAGACTTCTTCCAAAGTTCCTGAGAACTTTGGCACTTTTGATTTTGGACCTAGGAACCAGTCGAGTATGAAGAATTCTGAACTACAGCTAGGAGATCATGTGCAAGTATTTTTTAGCAGAAGAGGGGCCAAGACAAATATGTGTTTTCAAGAAAAGTGCCTGGGAAGGTATTACTGCAGTTCTTTAAATATTACAACGGACTTTCCACCCTGGCATCTCCGCCACCCCCAGCCCAGTCCATCCACTGCACAGGCCACAGACCACTATTAATCTCTTTCCCCATCTTTCCCCACCATTTCTCTCCACACCCTCAGTTCGGAAACAAACGCATCCTCAGAAGCTGAACACCATGTTCCCACAAGGCATTAAAGAAAGAACCTTTTTCCTCCCTGTTTGAAGTCACTTGTCATTTGTCGCTGGTGGAAACTGTTGATAAGGCGGAAAACTAGGCAACAAAATCAGAGGAGACGGAAGATGTTTTTGTTACGATCCGGGAGACCGTATTAGGGAGAGACTTGTGAGCAAATCAGTATCGCTGATGATTCATGGTCACATTTCTCCCTGCTCtgctttgtttgcttttgaaattTATCACTCGTCTGCCTTCCATAGAGCTCCGGAATGTTCACATGTATCACTAgaatttccatttcctttccttctgtctcATTTAATGTATTACAGGTAGTCATGCTTCTCCCATCTCATAAATTCCTAACTTTTTCTGCAGGATGAGAGGGAGCAGGAGGTAACTGATAATCACCAAGATTACTGGGCGCTACAGACGGGGTGCTTCCAGTAGGCACAACTGCCTTTGCCTGGATAAACTGACAAGGAGCAAAAGTCTTTGGAACGCGCCCTCTTGTGGCCACTCTTCCCCATTATTCACAGAAGAGAACGTGTAACCCCTAAAGGCGTCCCTAAGGGATGGGTGATTCACAGAAACTTTCGGACGATGGGCATGGAATGGTGGGAGTCAGCTCCATTTTGAGATGGCTTTCTTGGGGTGGGGAAAATGGTCATCCAAGCAAGGCTTCTTGGAGCCCTGTCTGGGCGGTGTAAACTTCGAACTCAAATCTTCCATACATAGTATCCTCCAAGGGGTAGACTTAGGTGTTGCACTCAACAACACCTAGGCTACGTGAGCACACCCATTTCTTGGTgttttgtttgtctttcttttcctggtCTTTCTACAACAGGTGCTATCAATTGCTAAGCTAATTACCAGAACCTATATCCAGGTTTGAAAGCATATGGAGACTCAGAGGTACATTATTACTATGCATTGATTGACCAGCTACTGTCATGagtcaaaataaagtaaaaataagctGTATCAGCCAAAAAGGCCACTGAATTTAGCTTCATTGACATTTATAGCGATAGCTTGGCTTTACCCATCCCTTCTGTCTTTCCTTGTGAGGAACTCTGTAGGCCTTAAGGTAAACATTGGGGGTTTTGTGCCAGCCATGCACAGAACACACTAACCTTGGTGAGAAATCTTGGGTGATGtgacatacataaaaataaaatcatttttgttgGTTGGGACACATTTCAGAGAGCCTTAGAGTGATTCCCTGCTGTTTAGTCAATAACAACTCGCATCAGCTTTACAGAAATCGGGCACTTTCTACCTAAGCAGGATGGGACA
The nucleotide sequence above comes from Macaca nemestrina isolate mMacNem1 chromosome 4, mMacNem.hap1, whole genome shotgun sequence. Encoded proteins:
- the LOC105494182 gene encoding inhibin beta A chain gives rise to the protein MPLLWLRGFLLASCWIIVRSSPTPGSEGHSAAPDCPSCALAALPKDVPNSQPEMVEAVKKHILNMLHLKKRPDVTQPVPKAALLNAIRKLHVGKVGENGYVEIEDDIGRRAEMNELMEQTSEIITFAESGTTRKTLHFEISKEGSDLSVVERAEVWLFLKVPKANRTRTKVTIRLFQQQKHPQGSLDTGEEAEEVGLKGERSELLLSEKVVDARKSTWHVFPVSSSIQRLLDQGKSSLDVRIACEQCQESGASLVLLGKKKKKEEEGDGKKKGGGEGGAGADEEKEQSHRPFLMLQARQSEDHPHRRRRRGLECDGKVNICCKKQFFVSFKDIGWNDWIIAPSGYHANYCEGECPSHIAGTSGSSLSFHSTVINHYRMRGHSPFANLKSCCVPTKLRPMSMLYYDDGQNIIKKDIQNMIVEECGCS